The stretch of DNA AACTGTGAAAATTTAAAACCGCTaaaatatcaatatgtttTCTGATGTTAGGTGTTGTTAATGCTAGTGCCGCCATCTAGATTGGATGAAAGCGACATTGTTTTGGAAGTTTCCGCCGGAGTCGGAGGTAAAGAAGCGATGATATTCACCGGAGAGTTGTTCGAAATGTATCAACAGTTGGCGGCGTGGAGAAAGTGGGCCGTCGATGTCATCGACTACGATAGAACAGAATTAGGTAGGTCAGTAGTGATGTTTTAAGGGTATTATTCATCAAAGCGGATGCATCAGAAAAAAGAATACACCCCTTGAAGATGCACCTTTCATTCTAGTAACACAAGGTTACCACTAATCTGGAagtcagaattttcttttctttagtcAGGGACTTTtgtaaaaaagataaaaatcagGAAGTCGGGGAAATAAGTTGAGATTGCTAGGTCATGCATAAAATCAAGAAGTTTCCGTCTATAccttaattgattggattcttagcgaATCAAGTCAGAGAAAACAACATGCATATCGGAcaatagtcagggaaaaagTAAGTCAAATGAAAATGGCGCCACCCTTTAACAGTGTAGTGTGTAATTGCAGGAGGTGTCAGGAAAGCGAGTTGCGTGATTCGCGGACGCGGAgtttataaatatttgaaatacgaGAGCGGAATCCATCGCGTACAGAGAGTTCCTGTAACCGAACGCACCAGTCGACTACATACGAGTACAGCTGCGGTAGCTGTTTTACCTACGCCTACTGAGGTGAGTTACGGCCGGAGCGTTACCGCGCAGATATTCGCGGCGTGAACTCAACGAGGCATCGATTCATTTCAGATTGATGTAGTATTGAATCCTCGTGATTTGAAGATCGATACGTTCCGCGCGAGCGGTAAGGGAGGTCAGCATATTAATACTACAGACAGCGCTGTACGCATTACACATGTTCCTACTAGTGAGTAGTCTTTCAAtttctccccccccccccctgattGATAGGGAGGAGATGTCTGGAACCTGCTAATAatacagggatgaaaatcttccgaccatagacggatttccgaccttttctaacattttctttattcctgaGAACAGTGTAAATCACCTCAATCGCTTTAATCACCTAAATCGCGGGCGTCACATCGGAGCGCTCCGTAGTTAGGAGTGCTCCTTAAGACGGTTTTCGGCAGTTAttagcacaactgtggagtcggagaaaccaatatggcgtctcattcaaaaagcggctctaattcaggtccaaactattaacattttgaccaaaaggaagtaagttttttggctaaaagttactgatttttgttccccaaaaaaattcttttttttttgaaaatattttccgactttttcaatattttcaatgttttcatcCCTGTAATAATACCTGATGTGATGGTTTGATAGTTGTATAAAGAAAAAACTGCcgcaattttctttttttgtcgTAGATACCGTCGTCGAGTGCCAAACGGAACGTTCGCAGATAAAAAACCGCGCGACCGCGATGAACGTGTTGCGTTCACGGATCTATCGAACTCAGTTAGAACGCGCCGAGCGCGAACGCCGGTCGCAGCGCAAACTGCAAATAGGTTCGGTCGATCGGTCGGATAAGATACGCACGTACAACTATCCGCAAGATCGGATCACCGATCATCGAATCGGCGAAACGGTCTATAACGTTCGCGAGTTCTTGAACGGCGGCGAATCGTTGAACGCGATGATCGACGTTCTGCACGAAGAATCGAAGGCGGAAGTTTTACTCGAACGTTTAGAAGACATCGTCGAAGAGAACGAAACTAAATCGTGACGCCGCGTGATTTTTTAAAGCCCTATGTTATGATTGTTTAGGAAGAATTTAGAGGTTAATCTGAAAGATTGTTTCGTTAAGTTTGAAGTTTCTAGGATCTTTTGAAAGTTCTTGCGTCGTGGTTTCGAGATTTATGAAAAGATCAAGTTATTTCCATCAAAGTTATGCTTGGAAAGTCTTCAAACCTGATcccttcattatttttcattgacgGTTCAGTGGAACCAGAATTCTTGTTACGaacatttcagaattattttgtttgaaaagaaattttaatgaatttaatactGGATAATGTGTGCAGACGTTTATTGTAATGATATTCCACTGTAGGCTGTTGTTGGAGTGacaagaattttaaaaacagagctgccaactcaATTCAACTGCCTGATTTTGTTGCTATTCTGCCCCTAGAAACAGAGCTAATTTGTTTAATGCATACAGAAATGCGAAagttgttactgagggtcttaccccCTTGATTGATTACTggttaatttgaacagaaatgtgaaagatgttactaaGGGTTTTACCATTGATTTGAacattaatttcatatttttcccGGGGAAAAATTCAacttgttactgatagcacttttcagagaTTGGTAAAAAATGATTACCCGGTAAATGTTTTTCATGGCGACTAAAATCAGAGAGCCCGGTATGTAATGTTCAACTGGTCTAGATTAAAAACAATCTGGAATTACCCATTTTCTTTGTATAGGTTAAAATTATTTCTTGAGATTGACTCATTACGAAAAGGAAAttctatttgattaatttcggATTTCTCTGCGCGGCATAATGAGTTTCGCTTGTTAAACGCTTATAACGCGATTTCACTAAAATACCTACTGTCCATGCAACAATTGATTAGAATTTGATTGACGCGTCAGACGTATAATGATTGTTTATGCCGTCTGAATGACGGGTTGGCTTTTCGAAAAAAGCGCCGTTTCTTTAAGAAAGTGACTCAGACTGGAATAACTGGTCTACCACTTCGTACAATAGCGGGGGAGTGCGCCACACATTTGTGCgcattcatttctatagatgAATTTCTCATAGTAAATACGCATTACTTCAGCGCGACAACTCGACGGTTCAGAACGTAATCCATCATTCGTAGGACACAACGATTCTGTCTGAAGTGCCTTAGTAATAGCGTCCATAGCAACGGTTTGCTGCGCGAGGCACTCATTATTAGTCGCGCGGTTGATGACATTTTTTCAGCGGCTAACTGtggattttttttaatatcccGTACGGTGAGCGTAATGAGTGCATACAATAAAACCTTTTATAATGCAATAACAAGTTTTTTCGTGGAATTCTTATGACTTATTATTCGTGAATAGGGTTTCTCGACGATGATTACACTGCGCTTCCCGTGCGCTATTTTATTTTCGTCCAGAGCGAAGATTTCTTCAACTTGGACATCGTCAAGATTTTAGAAAGTGGAAAACGGACGTTACTACGAATCAGAAAATGGCTTTCGCCGTAGCCGTACAGATGAGAAGATACTCATCAAAAGTCGGGCCCGTCACAGAACCGTCGTCTGCAGCGGCGGCAGCGGCGAACCGTAAGTACATGATTATGGTTTTATCGTCGTTTCGCGTGTTTTCTTAAAGTAGATTAGAATACTTTAAACACCGGCTCAATAATCGCTGGTTATTTACGACGGAATGAAAGGAATTGCTCGGCcgttaaacaattttataaaaaaatacaaaatattatCACTATTTAAATACGCGATAAGAAAATTAAGGActtatagaatagaatttttaattcatatatatttggatgtgtattttcattttaaattcggattggtttttatttgataGTTTATTTTATTCAGTCTAATGAAAATGGATTTTCGACTAGAATATAATTAGAAATTCAGCGCTTTTTTACTTCTTAACTTTGGactttttaaacattcctTTGATCAGGTTGataactgttttttttttaatctaaaaataaGGATTGACCCAATTGGTATTCATTTGATCAGTGGTagattttgtttatttatgtTTTGGTCTCCCTTACTCACCCACCACATCTGCCGGTATCGAAACAGGGGgttaatcaatcaatcatgATGATGGAAATCGATTTCTTCTTGTCTGTCCTTTTGCCTGTAATTGGACGCAGTCCAATAATTTCGATATTTAAGCTGTTaagaattattgaaaattgacacACTTATATTTAAATAGGGTCAAGGGCTAGTTCAGTGCAGTAATGTTGAATACTGAAGTGGGAAAAatcgttttcaatgtttttgaatCGTTATTGGGTATATCAACTAACACCTTTCTGTCCGTACATCACGATCGAGTGAGTCTTTAACCAGGGGTTATAGTTTTACGAAGtcaatcatcatcattttactAAATCGTGAACTTATCATAAGAATGAGCAGGTTGTAATTTcgctgaatcgttgaagtcatcgcgaatgagaaggtcgtcatcgTGATTTTACCGAattgttgaaatcatttgaaaatgaggtCGTCGACTAGTAAATAATGTAAACATAATTTTGCTATGTTTTTCGTACCTCGATATACCGCTAAACTAAAACCGCCGTGACATTTGGATCTTAAAAAATTGGCTCCTTGCTGATTTTACATCATAGACACATATATTTCggtcgaaaaatgaaatatgtttcgGTTTATATATTTGCTAGTCGGATATTTTTCCGGTAATAATTACCGCGCGACAGCTGTGGATGGGGTTTAATATGAAGGATGTCGTATTTATTCATGATATATCAGTTTCACTAATGTTCGTTGAAATTTGCGTTGTTGCGTACACGGCGTATCGGTTACCATCGATTTGAATACGAAAAAAAACCGTTTGATTTCGTAAGTAACTGCGTGGATCTGCGAGTTTTTGAGCCCTTGCTTATTTCGAGATACGGTAGCAGCTCTGAAATTTTCAAGAATAGCGCAACTACAATTTCGTTCGTACGAGCGGCGACTATGTCGTAGGTAAAGATACTCTTTTTCGATTTTCTAATTCCGAATGCTGACGAGTAGGAGACTTATATCATATCGATGATATCGTATGAATATGTGCACACATGTGCACTTTAAAGAACTCTCAGGTCAGCGTCGCCTGGCACACCGGCACACTGCTGATAAACTGTGACAACAATgtttaatgataatatacGTCAGACGGTGTCTGCGCGACTATCGAATCGAATCGGGACTATGTCTACGTGCGCTAGATAGgatttcatagatttcaaAATTGACGCTAACTTAAACAAAAGGTATGTTTGATAGGGTTTAATTTCGTGATATTTACCTAAGTCTGGCAGCATGTGTGAAATTGAATATGTATTTTAGTTATCGTCGAAGATCttttggagaaaaaaaaattgtttgcgcaataaaaagatattttttcttgtgTCTATAAAAGTGAGGTTGTACGTCACGTGATTTCACGGTGTTTAGTTCGTAATCTAAACCGTTCTATAGACAGTTTTAAAACTTTTATAAAGACTGTCGTCAATGCTTATGGAACACGCCTTCAATTGAATTCTAAAAACGATGTATTGAATAGCTGTTGGTTAAGTACATGAGTACATGCACTTCAGTGTTTAATGAGTTCTATCTAGATTTGATTAGAATTCCAACAAAGagatcagattttataaacccAGATCTATTCAGTCACTTCATCGTGGAGAGTTTTACTAGAATTACTCAGAAATTGACTTAAATCAGTTTATCAGTGA from Tubulanus polymorphus chromosome 11, tnTubPoly1.2, whole genome shotgun sequence encodes:
- the LOC141912637 gene encoding peptide chain release factor 1-like, mitochondrial yields the protein MLTVKSRILSRLVSCRPVVRGGPNEHRFISQSTVGCKFTSRQTRILNSECSYFSSVSIHNHRFIVKASCIDLSRQPARYYSIAERFSFDRNPLKTYVRRLMDEYSALTRKMKRLDSYGDREQTELCERHADVHPIAERVIALEKRRSDIQEISKMMEDLTSPEDDEMMESAREEIDQLEKQCDQLKHEVLLMLVPPSRLDESDIVLEVSAGVGGKEAMIFTGELFEMYQQLAAWRKWAVDVIDYDRTELGGVRKASCVIRGRGVYKYLKYESGIHRVQRVPVTERTSRLHTSTAAVAVLPTPTEIDVVLNPRDLKIDTFRASGKGGQHINTTDSAVRITHVPTNTVVECQTERSQIKNRATAMNVLRSRIYRTQLERAERERRSQRKLQIGSVDRSDKIRTYNYPQDRITDHRIGETVYNVREFLNGGESLNAMIDVLHEESKAEVLLERLEDIVEENETKS